CCCTGGCTGGGCGCCTTTGaggattctagagagagaaaagggcaAAGGGCCTCTTCTCTGCCTCTTGTGGGTGTGGCTCTCCTGTTGGTTTTCAGTGAAAGATTGAAATTTGGCAAAAGATTTCGAGGGGAAAAAATTAGGGAtctcccttccctctctctctctctctctcttcaatcgCCTCCCATTTTCTCCCCCTTCTTTTTAACTCCCTCtatagctctctctctctctctctgcccaaTTTCGTCGTCACCAGATAAGGGGGCCATCGACGGCTGAGAGCGGCCCCCCTGACCGATCGGACGGCGGCGGAGGCCCCTGCATCGGTGGCATCGCGAGAGACGCCCCCGAGCCCGCGATGACGTGGGCTCGCGTGTGGGAATGAAGAGCTAGAGCCCCAGCACGTGAGGGAGGGCCTGTCACGTGAGTCGCGTGCGTCACGTGCCGGGGGTAGGGGGGGAACGTAGGGGACCCCGGGGAGTGCGTTAGAGGGGACGGTATTTCTCCGGCGGAGCGTAATCGAGTCGAGTTGAGCCGAGGCAAATTTATGATTAGGCTCAATCGGTGGCGGTACGACTTGGAGTCGTCAACTTGAAAAAAAGCATTTTGATAGCCATCCGACTTAATTAGGAAATACATTGAATCCGAGCATAGCTCGAATGGGATTGGAACTAGGGTACGAGCTTGAATGGtacaataaatatatataaaattacaCGCATGCTCTTCGGCTAGtaaatttttgaagttgagCTCAATTGAGATGAGTTGGAGTTGTACATGACGCGTGCACAACTTTACGGGATTAATTTGACTCGTCTACGAATTAGAGCGTTCAATTTTCCTACCCCTAACAAACGTTGGACTAGTTTTTGTTTGTAGTGTAGATTGGACTTCATGAATGACCTaattctctttaaaaaaaacccTCAAATTTAAGTTTAATCCCAATTccatcccaaacttcttttgtttttctaaaaaaaagccTCAAAACTTTAGATCCGGtccaaatttacctcaaacttttctttACCTAAAAAAAAGATCCATATTTAGGTTTAATCTCAAATCTGCttcgatttcttttttgttgcctaagagaaaaatcatcaatttttactctagTCTCAAATCTAGCTCCATTTGCCCTCCTCCCTCCAAAAATCGTCATTAGTTATCCCTAATTTTCATATCCTATAATAGTttcaatttgaagaaaattttctatATCTTCTTAATTATATGGATTTATCAAAGTGGAAATACCACGTCAAGTTGGGAGTAAACCATTGGAATAGATTTAATAATAGATTGGAAATTTGTGATTTGttttagacaaaacaaaattcgAGACAAATTTTGGACTAGAtctaaagtttgggatttttttctaAGACAAAGAGAATATTTAACGCAAACTTATAACTAGAGttaaagtttgggtttttttattttaaaaaaagagctTGGGacaaaattgggattgaatctAAAGTGGGGAGGTTCTTTTAGGGAATTAGGCTATTGATTAAAGTGTTTCTCAACTCACGATCAAATGACGTCTCTGACGACACGGCAAGAGATACTCATGTTCTTGACATTTCATGCCATTGCCAAAAGCATGCCACATTCTCGAAAGCCATGCGTTCCAAAGTACCCTAATTTATACAATAAAGAAGACATTATCCCGCATTATAAATTAGCAAGAATGAGCAATACCCACCTCCCTAGAGCCAAAACTCACCCCAGAAAAATCTCTTCACCACCTtccaatgagagagagagagagagcacgaaTTTGGCGTTGTGCTCCTCGACTTCATGCGCAAGATATGAAGCAATTGTCGTCGCGTGGACGCTGTCTGTCTGACCAGTCTGACCAGTCTCGAAACCGCCAAGCCACAACGCATCCAAATGCCAAGATCTACGAGATCCCCGAAACCCCCCGACTTGGCCCCCATCACTCGAGAGCTTGGAGCGGCGCTAATGGAGTTTCCCAGGCGGAgcgccaccgccgcccgccCACCGCCCGTCGGCCCCCACGTCCCGCCATGTGGGCTTGTCGTTCTTGGTCGCGTCGGCCTTGTCTTGGAGAAATAATTTGCAAACGATCATCGTCGCCCACGTGAATATGTTTAGATCTATGGACGGAGCGCTTGGACCGTTTGCAATTTGGCTGTCGTGTGTTCTTGTTTGGCTGGTTATCTTTTGGTCCTTTATTCCACCCATGTCACTTGGAATGGGATGGAGTGGAGGCCGGAGAGACAGATATTCAATCGTTTCCGCTTGAATTGGAGTGGTGAATAGGCGTGATCGGAGTTGAATGACAAGTCAATGGAGCGTGTATTTATGATTATGAGTTAATTTCACCGTCGAAATCAAGTTACCCTTGTTCAAGATGATTGGTTTTGGCGGGATTTATTTAGTGGCAATTCCGAAATGGTCATAATTCAATATTGTTAGGCCAATTAGTAGTGACAATTGGGCAAATTGCCATCATAAAAATGACATACCGGGgcaatttttgcaaattgcaataaaaagttgggctattagcggcaattttttaagtaattgccaCTACAAGTTGTACTAAAAtaccaccccccaaaaaaaaaaaaaaaaaacttgtttcacCAGCTCTTCGCAAACTGAAACCCTAAAAGACCGTCCTGACATTATTTTTTGCAACCCGTATGACCGTCCTGACATTATTTGTTAAACAGTGGTCGAAATTTTTAGtagtttaattaaatatattttcatttatccaTTCATTACGACTAAAGCATTTTAAGATCTTAAGACACGGGACAAAAGACATTAGTCGAAAAATTACATCGTCGCTTAATGAATCGactaaaacaaagaaaaggttTTTGTTCGAAAGTGCTCTAGGGGGCTCGTCAAACAAAGATAATGCGATTATCGATACATTAGACAATTCCTTCAAGTTGGTCCTTCCCTCCCACGTGTTGCCAAATGGTCCAAGCAATGATTAGCTTCCCAATAACTATGTTGAAGCCGGTGTTCATAAGTACAATatagaaattaatataattcTGTGTAAAGCCCATGTAGTTTGGCATTGGTTCATAGAAAAGATAAATGGAGATACTCATGAACTTCAATCTATTATTTCGTTCTTCGACAGATTTATTTAAAACGCCATAatgcaaataaaatttaagtatcaaataaaaagagatgatttcaagttttaatttAACCATTCTCAAAGATTTAACAAAGATTTAACAAAAGCAACGTTCCTAAgactaaaataaaatgaatttgtgAATAAGCTAATGACATTCGAAATCCACTTTTTCCAATTTACTtgagatgcatttaattagcaaaacatagagtttaaaattttaagccATATATTACATGttcaaattataattttcttttatctagtATATATTACACGCTtggtttataattttcttttatctagtATTTTCTACCCTTAATTGATTACAGATGGCCTATGTGTAAATGTACGCAATCTtctaccaaagaaaaaaaaatgcccatATTCAACTTATACCAATTATCTCGTCACATTACTTAATAATAATCCGTTTTTTGTAAACTTAAAATATCTCGTGATCAATTTTGGTCCATGTTTATAGAAATTTCTAATGGTGAGATTACTTGTTATGCATGTTCTACCAAACTCTAGATGACCTGTTgcatttcttaacaaaagaaaatccagACATGAATAGTAGAGTCATTTCAATGTCCTCTAACCACCCACAACTAATATCATTAAGGAAAAACAATACaaatgatattttgattttagccaaatatatgatttaattttttaatttttaatttatttaatatgatcaatAAATTTTTAGCTCAACCTGTCATGATTCCCGAAGGGGATTAGCTTCGACTTATCGAAGCATGTCATTTCGAACTCCACCTACTTCCCTCCTTGCGCACGTTTTTTAGGAAAAAGGTTATTACATGTTTCGGTTCCCCATGAGCCCACCGATCTGAACCGTACAATCGCGTAGGCCCAGGGTGAAAACACTTGATCTACCGCTCAGATCAACTGACCTAATAAAGCATTCGGATCTCCCAAGCGCCGCTCCGTATTTTATTCCTCTGCCCTTTCTCCCGCTGCTGCTGACATGGCGACATGCTATTGGCCGACACCCGCAAGCCCCCGCCGCAGCGGGCCCATGACCACCGCCagtccgccgccgccacccgcGCCACCGAAAAATCATCCCCCGATCGCCCCCAGCGGCGATGCTCGCCGGACCCCACCGCGtaccgcccgccgccgccgccgccgtctcccGAGCAAACCCTAGATGAAGAATCCTCGCCCTTCTTCACTTCTCATGGTTTCTCTCCCCAATGCCCCCTCCATCCCCTCCCCGACCTCTCGATGACTTCCCGACCCGCCCGGATCCGAGAAAACGACCCGCCCGCGACCCGGGCCCTCCCTCCTGCGCCGTCCGCTCCCTCCTCGGTCTCTGCTCTCGAGGTCAACTCGCGGACGCCGTTGACTCCCTCCGCCGGCTGGCCCTGAAGGGCGTCCGCTTGCCCTCCGGAGTGCTCGCCCACTTGATCCACCAATGCGGCGCCGCCGCGTCCCTCCGACACGGGAGACGCGTGCACCTGCATCTGAAGCTCACCGGGCTGGAGAGGCCCGGCGTGTTTCTGTCCAACCGCTTGATCGAAATGTACTTCGGATGCGGCGACCTAGTCGCCGCGCGCAAggtgttcgacaaaatgccggCGAGGAACGTGTATTCGTGGAACAGCGTGCTCTCCGGGTATGCCAAGTTGGGCAGGATGAATTCGGCGAGGAGGCTGTTCGAGAGAATGCCGGAGAGGGATGTGGTGTCGTGGAACACCATGGTGATGGGGTATGCACGGTGCGGTTGTTGCGATGAGGCGGCGAGGCTGTATAGAGAGTTGAGGAGGTCGGGGACTGAGTGCAGCAAGTTTAGTTTTGCGGGCATTTTGACTGTTTGTGTGAAGTTGAAAGATTGGTGCCTTAGCAAGCAGGTTCATGGGCAGGTCTTGGTTTCTGGCTACTCATCCAATGCGGTTATCGTCAGCACTATAGTCGATGCGTATGCAAAGTGTGGGGAGATGACTGATGCGCGGAGAGCATTTGATGGCATGCGAGTGAAAGATATTCTTGCTTGGACCACATTGGTCTCTGGGTATGCCAAATGGGGCAACATGGAGGCTGCGAAGGGAATATTTGATCAGATGCCTGAAAAGAACGCAGTTTCTTGGACTGCTTTAATTGCTGGATATGCTAGAAATGGTTTGGGTGATATTGCGCTTAAGTCACTTTCAGAAATGATGAAACTTCAGCTTAAACCTGACCAATTCACTTTCAGTAGCAGCCTGTGTGCTTGTGCTAGCATGGCCTCATTGAACCAGGGTAAACAAATCCATGGCTTCTTAATAAGGACTTACTTTAGGCCCAATACAATAGTTGTCTGTTCTCTCATTGACATGTATTCTAAATGTGGTCTTCTCAGTTCTGCTAGGTTGGTTTTTGATCTTGAGGGTGACAATAATAACGTGGTTTTGTGGAACACAATGATATCTGCCCTAGCGCAGCATGGCCAGGGTAAAGGTGCGATAGAGATGTTTAATGACATGATCAGGTTGGGCATTAAGCCAGATAGGATCTCTTTACTTGTCATTGTCAATGCTTGCAGTCATTCCGGTCTTCCAAAGGAAGGACTGCAGTTGTTTGATTCCATCACACGCGATCATGCAATTTCTCCAGATCAGGAACATTATGCATGCATGATTGATCTCTTGGGACGAGCTGGTCTGTTTGACGAGGTAATTAACCTGATCCGTATGATGCCTTTTCCACCGGATGAGCGCATATGGAATGCCTTGCTCTGTGTGTGTAAGATATACCGCAATTTGGCTTTAGGAAAAGAAGCAGCTGAACACCTGCTTGAGTTGCAACCGAACTCTCCTGAAGCTTACATATTCCTGTCAAGTGTCTATGCATCACTTGGGGAGTGGAAATCAGTAGAGGACGTTAGAAAACTTATGCATGACAGATGTGTAACAAAAGATCGAGCTGTCAGTTGGATAGAAACCGACAGTAAGGTGCATTCTTTCTCCATTGCAGAGGACTCGCATCCTTcgaaagaagaaatatattcGATGTTGGATCAGATTGCTATCCAGATGGAAGAAGACAAGTTATGACTCGATACTCAATAGTCACCGTATGTAACCTCAATCCTTGGACAGCTCGGGGTCAATCAGGGAAGATGACGCTTTGGCTGGGGAGATCAACCTGTAATTCTTGTTCTCTTGAGCTAGGTCAAGGAAGATCATGCTCTGGTTGGGGATTATCAACCTGTAATTTTTGTGCTCAACTTAGATGAGGGCCTATAACACCAACATCAATTCTTTTGATGCTAAAGAGCTAGAGAGTTTCTGAGTAAACTCGTAGTATACTTGAGAATCAACAAAGTTTTGACAGGCTGCTGAAGACTTTTGTGCTTCAGGTCATCTTCATTCACCTCCTTTTGTTATTGTTGTACTTGGAATGAGAAATAACAAGATTTTCTGGGTTTACCTTTGAGAAATTCAGTCACTAAATTCCTTATGCAGTATTTATAATCTTCTCTTCATGTAGGTCTTCGACAAACATAACAGAAGtgatgactttcactttgtaaTGGATATTCTTAAGGTAAATGAGATAGGGAGTAATACTTGTTCTGTGAATCTCCCATTGAGACGCCAAAAAAGCGGTTTGACTTGAATTATGCCTAACAGTTTCGAACGTGATTATGTGGTCGGTAACATGTGATCCTTGTTCTTGTGGGAGATTGAAATGTGCATGACTCATCCAATGGTTTGCTTAGGAACAGTGATGTTAGTTTAACCTCCTAGTTGCCGTCTATCGCTTTCCTGTCACAGGCGGAAATGTAGGGATGCTCTTGGTCTATGCATCCTCTCGCCTCATACCACGTATGTGAGCTACACCCTTAAGCAAGATGGTGCATTGTACATGCATAGGCCACAAAGTGTTCGGCGCAATTACCTCCTATTTGACGTGAGTTGATTCAGAGCATCACCTCAAACCATTTCAAACTAAGAGCAAATCATAGCAGAGGAGCAGCTACCAGTTCCACGGTGATCAAACGGGGCTGGGAAAAGTCGACAATGTCGGCAATGGAAGTTGGTACAGTTCAACTGCGACGTTTACCTTCTACAAAAGATGAAGCCCTGCTTCCTACCTCCAGTGGATCGTTGTAAGGAAAGTTACAAGCACGTGCTCAGACTTAGATTCTACAAAGGTCATGATGCTTGTATATCtacctaatatatatatatataattaaaagacTGCTTGTTCTCTTGTTCATCACGTAACGCTTGACTTTACATCTATATCTCTTACGTGGTAAAACTTGTTGCATAATTCTATCACACGGCCCACATTTGACCAATAAGCGTTAGCTTACTAAATTGTCATCTGCAAGCTGCATCTCTAAGGAGTTTAAGTTTCAATacatgataaaaataaagaaatatattcTCAAACATATAGTTTACTTCATCATTCTCAAACCTCAGAATCTCATTAGTTTAAAGGTATCATGTCCTCAAGtataaaaatttctttgaacAAAGAAATCTACTCagaaaaatgcaacaaattaatgatatttttttattcaatagaTATTGCAAATTTGaagtataatttattttatccaGGCAGTGCCATTTAGTGAATCAATTTCTTGCTTTCAATTATAAGGATATTAAAGAGAATATACAATCCTATTGCTTCAAGATTATAGCAAAAACTTTTCAACCTGTAATATATctttaaatttacaaaatttaaaagTCACAGCTTCATTTAAATcgtaagataattttttttttgggtaaggaaAAGAGGTCAAAGAAGATCATGAGATATTTACATcttatttatgattaaaaaaataattgcaatgatttattttataaattcacCTTGACTTCACAATTTTTCAAGATACCTGTTAGGATAAAGCTcataaattttagtttgttgTGCTTCAGCTTCTTCCTTCAATTTCATATTTCaagtaaattttaaataaatgataaatcatTATGGTGTACGAATAATCTTAGCCAAAAGTACTTTGATTTAACTTAATTTAAAGCTAAATATTGGAACAAACTTCTATATATGTTATGACAAAACACATtcgtataatttcttttattcaagTAGTTCAATTCATTGAATCTAAAAGtgaataaaatttcaatgttATTGTTTATGCTAAATACAATTCACTACCAATATACgtctaaaagaaaaattattaacattTACAGCTTATTTTAAAACATCAGGTttatgttttattatttagaataataatagaaaaaaattaaattgaatattcaCTTAATTTTACATTAGAAATTACTCGGACAAAGTTCATGAGCTTTTGTTTCTTAAACTGCAGCGCTTTCGTCTTATCTCGTAATGCAATGGTTATCAAATGATTGAACAACCGGGAGcaatttataaactttaaataattgataaaaaagTTATGGTCTTTTAGCTGATACCTTGATTTAAATAAGCCAAAGTACCATTTGCCtcgctttttatttttcaaatctacCCTTGcatcaaaagttaaaataagCCATTACGTTGTCTTCATAAGTAACCACCCAATTTACACATGTTTAATTAATAACCATTAACTGTACAACTGTACATTAAATCAACTGAATAATCACAAATTCCTTAAAAAGTGATTATTTTCTCCTCATGGGGTAACCTACTCAGGATCGTGCAGGTGCTGTAACACTAGTATATGCTAATTTAGCTTTTTAGTGTGGAAGAGTAAAGATGAGATGACAATTTATCACCATCCTCATTTCTTTAATATAATTGCATAGGTTAGAGGGTTTGTTGGAATTTAGACCATACCCTATCACAGATTTTAGGATATATTCGGCAACtggccaattttatttttattttttatcatttttaattaagtAAAATTTGAGAACCAtccttaaaagtaaaattttggTGCGAGGAAG
This Eucalyptus grandis isolate ANBG69807.140 chromosome 7, ASM1654582v1, whole genome shotgun sequence DNA region includes the following protein-coding sequences:
- the LOC104453414 gene encoding pentatricopeptide repeat-containing protein At2g21090 translates to MPPPSPPRPLDDFPTRPDPRKRPARDPGPPSCAVRSLLGLCSRGQLADAVDSLRRLALKGVRLPSGVLAHLIHQCGAAASLRHGRRVHLHLKLTGLERPGVFLSNRLIEMYFGCGDLVAARKVFDKMPARNVYSWNSVLSGYAKLGRMNSARRLFERMPERDVVSWNTMVMGYARCGCCDEAARLYRELRRSGTECSKFSFAGILTVCVKLKDWCLSKQVHGQVLVSGYSSNAVIVSTIVDAYAKCGEMTDARRAFDGMRVKDILAWTTLVSGYAKWGNMEAAKGIFDQMPEKNAVSWTALIAGYARNGLGDIALKSLSEMMKLQLKPDQFTFSSSLCACASMASLNQGKQIHGFLIRTYFRPNTIVVCSLIDMYSKCGLLSSARLVFDLEGDNNNVVLWNTMISALAQHGQGKGAIEMFNDMIRLGIKPDRISLLVIVNACSHSGLPKEGLQLFDSITRDHAISPDQEHYACMIDLLGRAGLFDEVINLIRMMPFPPDERIWNALLCVCKIYRNLALGKEAAEHLLELQPNSPEAYIFLSSVYASLGEWKSVEDVRKLMHDRCVTKDRAVSWIETDSKVHSFSIAEDSHPSKEEIYSMLDQIAIQMEEDKL